The following coding sequences lie in one Sedimentibacter sp. MB35-C1 genomic window:
- a CDS encoding heavy metal translocating P-type ATPase translates to MKKRIWRLIIAFALFIAALAVQHEILKMSLFVLSFILAGGDVVERAVRNIIRGDVFDENFLMSIASIGAFLIGEAPEGVAVMLFYQVGEAFQSYAVGQSRKSIASLMDIRPDYANVKINDELIKKNPDDVKVGDVIVVKAGEKVPLDGIVTEGSSMLDTSALTGESVPREVTVGSNLLSGCININGVITAKVTKEFEESTVSKILDLVENAGSKKSKSERFITKFARYYTPSVVIIAALLAVVPPLIIKGALFSTWIYRALSFLVVSCPCALVISVPLSFFGGIGGASKKGILIKGSNYLEALAKTEIVVFDKTGTLTKGVFEVQEVYAENISERELLKFAAYAEDYSNHPISSSIKRAFGDEIDSDKISDVVEVLGQGVFANVEGRNILAGNGRLMKENGISYYEGELIGTVVHVAVDGNYAGYILIADEEKDDSAKAVNMLRKEGINNIVMLTGDSKAAGDSVAGRIGVGKVYSELLPGDKVDKVEELINQKSPRGKLAFVGDGINDAPVLARADIGIAMGGLGSDAAIEAADIVIMTDEPSKIVSAIKISRKTLAIAYQNIIFAIGVKVLILLLSAVGFATMWAAVFADVGVAFIAILNSFRALNVRNIY, encoded by the coding sequence ATGAAAAAAAGGATTTGGAGACTGATAATAGCTTTTGCTTTGTTTATAGCAGCGTTGGCTGTGCAACATGAAATTCTAAAAATGTCATTGTTTGTTTTGAGTTTTATTTTAGCCGGTGGTGATGTTGTCGAGAGAGCTGTAAGAAATATTATCAGAGGAGATGTATTTGATGAAAACTTCCTGATGTCAATAGCTTCAATTGGAGCATTTCTTATAGGAGAGGCCCCCGAAGGAGTGGCAGTTATGCTGTTCTACCAAGTGGGAGAAGCGTTTCAGAGTTATGCTGTGGGACAATCTAGAAAATCCATTGCAAGTTTAATGGATATCCGCCCCGATTATGCAAATGTGAAGATAAATGATGAACTGATAAAGAAAAACCCGGATGATGTTAAAGTTGGAGATGTAATTGTTGTGAAAGCAGGAGAAAAGGTTCCGCTTGACGGTATAGTGACAGAGGGTAGTTCTATGTTAGATACTTCAGCATTGACAGGTGAGTCTGTTCCTAGAGAGGTTACAGTCGGCAGCAATCTTTTAAGTGGATGCATTAATATTAACGGAGTTATTACAGCTAAGGTCACGAAGGAATTTGAGGAATCAACAGTGAGTAAGATACTTGACCTTGTTGAAAATGCCGGGAGTAAAAAGTCAAAATCTGAAAGGTTTATCACCAAGTTTGCCAGATATTATACACCTTCAGTTGTTATAATAGCCGCGCTCCTTGCTGTTGTGCCGCCTTTGATAATTAAAGGGGCTTTGTTCAGTACATGGATATATAGGGCATTATCATTTTTGGTTGTATCCTGCCCGTGTGCATTGGTTATTTCGGTACCGCTTAGCTTTTTCGGCGGAATTGGCGGGGCATCTAAAAAGGGAATTTTAATAAAGGGTAGCAACTACCTGGAGGCATTGGCAAAAACTGAAATAGTAGTATTTGATAAAACAGGTACATTGACCAAGGGAGTGTTTGAGGTACAGGAAGTTTATGCTGAGAATATCTCTGAGCGGGAACTGCTGAAGTTCGCAGCGTATGCTGAGGACTATTCAAACCACCCGATTTCTTCATCCATAAAACGTGCCTTTGGAGATGAAATCGATAGCGATAAAATATCCGATGTTGTGGAGGTTTTAGGACAAGGTGTATTTGCAAATGTCGAGGGAAGAAACATTCTCGCCGGAAACGGAAGGCTGATGAAAGAAAATGGCATTTCTTATTACGAAGGAGAGTTAATTGGCACTGTAGTTCATGTAGCTGTTGACGGGAACTATGCAGGATATATACTCATCGCAGATGAGGAAAAAGATGATTCGGCAAAGGCTGTCAACATGCTGAGGAAAGAGGGCATTAATAACATAGTTATGCTTACTGGTGACAGCAAGGCTGCAGGTGATAGTGTTGCCGGTCGGATAGGTGTGGGTAAAGTTTATTCAGAGCTTCTTCCTGGAGATAAGGTAGATAAGGTGGAAGAGCTTATAAACCAAAAATCACCGAGAGGAAAGCTGGCTTTTGTGGGAGATGGAATAAATGATGCTCCTGTTCTTGCAAGGGCAGATATAGGAATAGCTATGGGAGGTCTGGGATCAGATGCAGCTATTGAAGCTGCAGATATAGTAATAATGACCGATGAACCATCAAAGATAGTATCTGCAATTAAAATTTCACGCAAAACTTTGGCAATAGCCTATCAGAATATTATCTTTGCCATAGGTGTGAAAGTATTGATACTTTTATTAAGTGCTGTAGGTTTTGCAACAATGTGGGCTGCTGTATTCGCAGATGTTGGAGTCGCTTTTATTGCGATACTGAATTCCTTTAGAGCACTGAATGTCAGAAACATTTATTAA
- a CDS encoding bifunctional enoyl-CoA hydratase/phosphate acetyltransferase: MELKNFKELVEKVRNSNSIKKVAVAAAHDKHTLEAVFRAVSDKLVEPVLVGKKDEIIKILKDISVEFDEKIIINTESDAEAAEKAVELINENKADFIMKGKLQTADLLKAVVNKEKGIRTGNAMTHVAIIEVPSYHKLIAITDGGMMMYPNAEEKKQIIENAVDVFLAMGYECPKVAILTAIESVNPKMPETVDADILKKMNLNGEIKNCIIEGPISVDLTFNKESARIKGYESPVTGEADIIVSPDITSGNIMSKVLLEFAGGKMAGMIVGAKVPVVLTSRGSSSEEKYLSLVLSASSVR; this comes from the coding sequence ATGGAGTTGAAAAATTTTAAGGAACTGGTTGAAAAGGTTCGAAACAGCAATTCAATAAAGAAAGTTGCAGTGGCAGCAGCCCATGACAAGCATACATTGGAGGCTGTATTTAGAGCTGTGAGCGATAAATTGGTTGAACCTGTACTTGTAGGTAAGAAAGATGAAATAATAAAGATACTTAAGGATATTTCTGTTGAATTCGATGAGAAAATAATAATCAATACTGAGAGTGATGCAGAAGCTGCAGAAAAAGCGGTTGAATTAATTAATGAAAATAAAGCGGATTTCATTATGAAGGGCAAATTACAAACTGCAGATTTACTGAAGGCGGTTGTTAATAAAGAGAAAGGGATAAGAACAGGTAACGCTATGACCCATGTGGCTATAATAGAAGTACCTTCATATCACAAGCTGATAGCAATAACTGACGGCGGAATGATGATGTATCCTAATGCTGAGGAAAAGAAACAGATTATAGAAAATGCAGTTGATGTATTTTTGGCTATGGGATATGAGTGCCCTAAGGTAGCAATATTAACAGCCATTGAAAGTGTAAACCCTAAAATGCCTGAGACAGTTGATGCGGATATACTTAAAAAAATGAACCTTAACGGAGAAATTAAGAATTGCATAATTGAAGGGCCTATATCTGTGGATTTAACCTTCAACAAAGAATCTGCCAGAATAAAAGGATATGAAAGTCCGGTAACGGGAGAAGCTGATATTATTGTATCGCCAGATATTACTTCGGGAAATATTATGAGTAAGGTATTGCTTGAGTTTGCAGGCGGAAAAATGGCAGGTATGATCGTGGGGGCTAAGGTGCCTGTTGTACTGACATCAAGAGGATCTTCTTCCGAGGAAAAGTACTTGTCCTTAGTGCTGTCTGCATCATCAGTCAGATAA
- a CDS encoding DarT ssDNA thymidine ADP-ribosyltransferase family protein — translation MGDDCQKIREAVTNLKKLYSFRGPLHFTDFSNLSSIISIGYLCGRDLCHANHIEFYDAAHEEKIKDVPGKVRGCARFYYTEKANYEVMQKLDIPVYLLFDEEIICHDLAIYTDGNADYKNTSYGTDYNFFNYDIDWETVFDKRCVDKFLKGKVNELFSIRKQAELLIDEPVSLRRLKNVIFRSPTEYRRACNLFGKNNMYRVEPDMFFHDSNYVKDYNIVYNSQSDRNVFIFHFCTCNPVKNDDRHEYRLYDINDRPLRAVKVNYLGTDKTDFHVEVDCLPCLPVKFKFWFYGVLCIEEIIG, via the coding sequence TTGGGAGATGACTGTCAAAAAATCAGAGAGGCAGTTACAAATTTGAAAAAACTGTACAGTTTCAGAGGGCCGCTTCATTTTACAGATTTTTCAAACTTAAGTTCAATTATAAGCATTGGGTATTTGTGCGGAAGGGATTTGTGCCATGCAAATCACATAGAATTTTACGATGCTGCACATGAAGAAAAAATCAAAGATGTGCCGGGAAAAGTAAGGGGATGTGCAAGATTTTATTATACGGAGAAAGCTAACTATGAGGTTATGCAAAAATTAGATATTCCCGTGTATCTTTTGTTTGATGAAGAAATTATATGCCATGACCTGGCAATTTATACAGATGGAAATGCCGACTACAAAAATACTTCTTATGGAACAGATTATAATTTTTTTAATTATGATATTGACTGGGAAACCGTTTTTGATAAAAGATGCGTAGATAAATTCTTAAAAGGAAAAGTTAATGAATTGTTTAGCATCAGAAAGCAGGCTGAGCTTCTTATTGATGAGCCTGTATCGTTGAGAAGGCTGAAAAATGTTATATTTAGAAGTCCGACAGAATACAGAAGGGCATGCAATCTTTTCGGAAAGAATAATATGTATCGCGTTGAACCTGATATGTTTTTTCATGACAGCAATTATGTAAAAGACTACAATATTGTGTATAACAGCCAAAGCGACAGAAATGTGTTCATATTTCATTTCTGTACGTGTAATCCGGTGAAGAATGATGACAGGCATGAATACAGACTGTATGATATAAACGACAGGCCGCTTCGTGCAGTAAAAGTGAATTATCTGGGAACAGATAAAACGGATTTTCATGTAGAGGTAGACTGCTTGCCATGTCTTCCGGTAAAATTCAAGTTCTGGTTTTACGGGGTGTTGTGCATAGAGGAAATAATAGGATAA
- a CDS encoding PrsW family intramembrane metalloprotease — MKGNYMRLNLLITAITPGLALGLIIYWFDRHDREPLRVLMKVFFMGVVSVVPTVLIENLLSSFNFFPGILGAAYTAFIIAGLTEEFMKRKVVLKYVYYNPVFDEKLDGIVYCVMSALGFATIENIMYVVFRFSDIESIGLYRAVLSVPAHMLFAITMGYYLSLAKFSATPENSRYYFKKSLTVPVVLHGIFDFILMSGIDLLMLLFIPFVIYMWVTNLRKLNVYYNDSKNKESGTSNSFHHDEFQ, encoded by the coding sequence ATGAAAGGAAATTACATGAGATTAAATTTATTAATAACGGCTATAACACCAGGGCTTGCCCTGGGCCTTATAATTTACTGGTTTGACAGGCATGACAGGGAACCTTTGAGGGTGCTGATGAAAGTGTTTTTTATGGGAGTTGTTTCGGTTGTTCCAACTGTACTCATAGAAAATCTGCTTTCCTCATTCAATTTTTTCCCCGGTATTTTAGGTGCTGCATATACTGCTTTTATAATTGCTGGATTAACCGAAGAATTTATGAAAAGGAAAGTTGTACTTAAGTATGTTTATTATAACCCCGTATTTGATGAGAAGTTGGACGGAATAGTTTATTGTGTAATGTCTGCTCTTGGGTTTGCAACAATAGAAAACATAATGTATGTTGTATTTAGGTTTTCAGATATTGAGTCCATAGGGTTATATAGAGCTGTTTTATCTGTGCCGGCTCATATGCTTTTCGCCATAACTATGGGGTACTACCTGTCTCTTGCCAAGTTTTCTGCAACACCGGAGAACAGCAGATATTATTTTAAGAAATCTCTTACGGTTCCTGTTGTGCTTCATGGAATTTTTGATTTTATTTTGATGTCAGGGATAGATCTTTTGATGTTGCTATTTATTCCGTTCGTAATATATATGTGGGTAACAAATCTCCGAAAGCTGAATGTGTATTACAATGATTCGAAAAACAAGGAGTCTGGAACATCAAACAGTTTTCATCACGACGAATTTCAATGA
- a CDS encoding recombinase family protein, producing the protein MADDGYSGTNFNRPAFKELMELVENDEVETIIVKDMSQFGREYLEVGRYTEIVFPNYNVRFISISDGIDSLYGNDDFTPFKNIINELYAKDCSRKIRAANRAKAETGARVGTNEPYGYMKDPNDPKRKIIPDPESAEEEKQSVA; encoded by the coding sequence ATGGCTGATGATGGCTACTCTGGTACGAATTTCAACAGACCAGCCTTTAAAGAACTGATGGAGCTTGTGGAAAACGATGAGGTTGAAACCATAATAGTCAAAGACATGAGCCAATTTGGCAGAGAATATTTAGAGGTAGGTCGATACACCGAAATCGTATTTCCAAACTATAATGTGAGGTTTATTTCAATATCTGATGGCATCGATAGCCTGTATGGCAACGATGATTTTACCCCGTTCAAAAATATAATCAACGAGCTATATGCCAAAGATTGCAGCCGTAAAATTAGAGCAGCCAACAGAGCAAAAGCAGAAACAGGTGCAAGAGTAGGTACTAATGAACCGTATGGGTATATGAAAGACCCAAATGATCCAAAGCGAAAAATCATTCCTGACCCTGAATCGGCAGAAGAAGAAAAACAATCGGTAGCCTAA
- a CDS encoding DUF6550 family protein yields MEKEESTNTPTPPTQTATKPPPPTPSKTCTLKMGDTRIVNGQKQVYFLGFGWIEDNDEPNHGSYVEGMYENGNKIGIIGGGAITGESDGDINKIVGSLD; encoded by the coding sequence ATAGAAAAAGAAGAATCGACCAACACCCCAACTCCTCCCACACAAACGGCTACAAAGCCACCTCCACCTACCCCATCTAAAACCTGTACACTGAAAATGGGCGATACACGGATTGTTAACGGTCAAAAGCAAGTTTACTTTCTCGGATTTGGTTGGATTGAAGATAATGATGAACCAAACCATGGTAGCTACGTTGAGGGTATGTATGAGAACGGCAATAAAATTGGTATTATAGGCGGCGGTGCAATCACTGGCGAAAGCGATGGTGATATTAACAAAATTGTGGGTAGCTTGGATTGA
- a CDS encoding DUF2971 domain-containing protein, translating into MARMRILIIKAFALKVLGKKKDAIECYENILKLNVSNINLLYNAGLQLNGLDNKTAQKFFEEISKLDISNFDTNKLYIKGMSEYFLHHEHKAKEHLEKIDVQNLDDSNILLQVGIVLSNLDECDFAKSCFNKVVKITPTSESDYIYIGTAYKYLIDLESENIEELKKDAEKNYWEAVTKFNESIFQFNHFSPFLYNFFKNISDNDNNKTDEDKNKMYHYTSIAGLKGILDKKEFWVTKSDFLNDPSETSYIFKVLEKLNYKESFINSLKEQINNEKKDVYILSMTTEKDSLPMWKNYSNDDGYNIKVDKDKFKNSFVNPGTYIMGKVIYIDNEEKNNKKQYKPIKHLISSIYKSGKTYLKVNNKLKDEIIKKTVFTHIRLISLFVKHTGFEYEHEYRYAFIPQFWANNKIYESDDRITDQRICNYNGIVNYYPNFRTNGKVVIPYITIPIYGLTDSDNRVIEEIRFSPTLDENVAKQGLDDYLKLNGIAKIDVKPSSIPFRNI; encoded by the coding sequence ATGGCAAGAATGAGAATTCTTATTATAAAAGCATTTGCATTAAAAGTTTTAGGAAAAAAGAAAGACGCAATTGAATGCTACGAAAATATCTTAAAATTAAATGTAAGTAATATTAATCTTTTATATAATGCAGGGCTGCAATTAAATGGACTGGATAATAAAACTGCACAAAAATTCTTTGAAGAAATATCTAAACTCGATATTTCAAATTTTGATACTAACAAACTTTACATAAAAGGTATGAGTGAATATTTTTTGCACCATGAACATAAAGCAAAAGAACATTTAGAAAAAATAGATGTACAAAATTTAGATGATTCAAATATATTATTGCAAGTTGGAATAGTTCTTTCGAATTTAGATGAATGTGATTTTGCAAAAAGTTGTTTTAATAAAGTAGTTAAAATAACTCCCACATCGGAATCTGATTATATTTATATTGGCACGGCATATAAATATTTGATAGACTTAGAATCTGAAAACATTGAAGAATTAAAAAAGGATGCTGAGAAAAATTATTGGGAAGCTGTAACAAAATTTAACGAATCTATTTTTCAATTTAATCACTTTTCGCCTTTCTTATATAACTTTTTTAAAAACATTTCTGACAATGATAATAATAAGACTGATGAAGATAAGAACAAAATGTATCATTATACGAGTATAGCAGGTCTAAAAGGAATTTTAGACAAGAAAGAGTTTTGGGTCACCAAAAGTGATTTTTTAAATGATCCAAGTGAAACATCATATATTTTTAAGGTATTGGAAAAGCTTAATTATAAAGAATCTTTCATAAATAGTTTAAAAGAACAAATAAACAACGAAAAGAAAGATGTATATATTCTTTCTATGACTACTGAAAAAGATTCTCTTCCTATGTGGAAAAATTATTCTAATGATGACGGATATAATATAAAAGTAGATAAAGATAAGTTTAAAAATAGTTTTGTGAACCCGGGTACGTACATAATGGGCAAAGTTATTTATATCGACAATGAAGAAAAAAATAATAAAAAGCAGTATAAACCAATAAAACACTTGATTTCTTCTATATATAAAAGTGGTAAAACCTATCTAAAAGTAAATAATAAACTAAAAGATGAAATTATTAAGAAAACTGTATTTACGCATATTAGACTTATTTCATTATTTGTAAAACATACAGGATTTGAGTATGAACATGAATATAGATATGCGTTTATCCCTCAATTTTGGGCAAATAATAAAATATATGAAAGCGATGATAGAATCACCGATCAAAGGATTTGCAATTATAATGGAATCGTAAATTATTATCCGAATTTTAGAACTAATGGCAAGGTAGTAATACCTTATATTACAATACCAATCTATGGTCTGACTGATTCCGATAATCGAGTCATAGAGGAAATACGTTTTAGCCCTACTTTGGATGAAAATGTTGCAAAACAAGGGCTTGACGATTATTTAAAATTAAATGGTATTGCAAAGATAGATGTAAAACCATCGAGTATCCCATTCAGAAATATTTAG